A single region of the Drosophila miranda strain MSH22 chromosome 2, D.miranda_PacBio2.1, whole genome shotgun sequence genome encodes:
- the LOC108154215 gene encoding uncharacterized protein LOC108154215 — protein MNCVVINCKNATRGSERNHDMYFFKFPKNADLAKRWLSFCGNKHALGMKNACICIKHFKDEDIVGLEKFKSGWTRHVSLSLNAVPCIHVKSTSETAQNLEETEFEEFQTIPNNADEADEGNLTQFNKCRTCYRDYKFDLDEEDPFAEANSMLLFRIEVICGVWLSKIKGGPRYMCPDCQLSLKNAIEFREKVISTEVMLTQGRPVCDKPAVEVESVATETGEGTSAPELTSELVSINIEEVDEEYTQYEHIYDVPSSPIHSPSSNKMDHIEILETIEENIDVANADSFSVACGTKILNEMINDNDKHERTKNETKAKKPTKERAKPRKMKIKARRQDDDEDDSEFIIFGAFDKKMKLSATKFPKRTSFKRRVRGRRVENK, from the exons ATGAACTGCGTTGTGATAAATTGCAAAAATGCCACACGGGGCTCTGAAAGAAATCATGATATGTATTTCTTCAAGTTTCCGAAGAACGCCGATTTAGCCAAACGTTGGCTATCATTTTGCGGCAATAAACATGCCCTAGGAATGAAGAATGCCTGTATATGCATCAAACATTTCAAAGACGAGGATATCGTGGGGCTTGAAAAGTTCAAATCAG GATGGACAAGGCATGTTTCATTGAGCCTCAACGCTGTGCCGTGCATACACGTGAAAAGTACGTCGGAAACGGCCCAAAATTTGGAGGAAACGGAATTTGAGGAATTTCAGACAATACCAAATAACGCGGATGAAGCTGATGAAGGAAATCTGACGCAGTTCAATAAGTGCCGTACTTGCTATCGGGACTATAAGTTTGATTTGGATGAAGAAGATCCATTCGCAGAGGCCAACAGCATGTTGCTGTTTCGCATCGAAGTCATTTGCGGAGTCTGG CTTAGCAAGATCAAAGGTGGACCACGTTACATGTGCCCGGATTGTCAGTTGTCCCTAAAGAATGCGATCGAGTTTCGTGAGAAGGTCATAAGCACGGAGGTGATGCTAACACAGGGGAGGCCCGTGTGTGATAAACCAGCAGTCGAAGTAGAGTCGGTAGCAACAGAGACAGGTGAAGGGACATCAGCACCTGAGTTGACATCAGAATTGGTATCGATTAATATAGAAGAAGTCGACGAAGAATATACACAGTATGAACACATTTATGATGTACCATCTAGCCCTATCCATAGCCCTAGCTCTAATAAGATGGATCATATAGAAATATTAGAGACCATTGAGGAAAATATCGACGTTGCTAATGCAGATTCATTCAGCGTTGCCTGTGGGACGAAAATCCTCAACGAAATGATAAATGATAatgacaaacacgaaaggacAAAGAATGaaacaaaagcaaagaaaCCAACCAAGGAACGCGCCAAGCCAaggaaaatgaaaattaaagCAAGACGCCAAGACGATGACGAGGATGATTCTGAATTTATAATCTTCGGCGCGTTTGACAAGAAAATGAAGTTGAGTGCAACAAAATTCCCAAAACGTACCTCATTTAAAAGGAGAGTTAGGGGTAGACGAGTAGAGAATAAGTAG
- the LOC108154218 gene encoding J domain-containing protein CG6693, translating into MTTLELCEKYFETRDVYKLMSLQKDAKEKEIKKAYHKLSLLVHPDRVPEDQKEESTEKFKVLSKIYQVLTDTQKRALYDEQGVIDDDDDAEAKLTSWLELWSKIFKPISEEDINNYEKEYVDSELERTDIKKAYLGGKGCINYLMNHIPFMKVEDEPRIKVIVEAMIAAEEVPEYKIFTEEPSAKRKKRHNKYAREFKEATVIKERIQRRQQQKDEEDLEASGGSLQQMILARKSQRESNYNSLMDRLLEKYGGEDESQSVDFGDFEKKKKSKAKKSSKPNPKEKLKGVRTGRVEKAKN; encoded by the coding sequence ATGACGACGTTGGAATTGTGCGAGAAGTACTTTGAAACACGAGATGTGTACAAACTAATGAGTCTGCAGAAGGATGCCAAAGAGAAGGAGATTAAGAAGGCATACCACAAGCTGTCACTATTGGTGCACCCGGACCGTGTGCCGGAGGATCAAAAGGAGGAATCGACGGAAAAGTTCAAGGTCCTGTCGAAGATCTACCAAGTCCTGACGGACACCCAAAAGCGGGCATTGTACGATGAACAAGGTGTCatcgatgacgatgacgatgcgGAAGCCAAGTTGACCTCATGGCTGGAATTGTGGAGCAAAATCTTCAAACCAATCTCCGAGGAGGATATCAACAACTATGAGAAAGAGTATGTTGACTCTGAGCTGGAGCGCACTGACATCAAGAAAGCCTATCTGGGTGGCAAGGGCTGCATAAACTACCTCATGAATCATATCCCCTTCATGAAGGTTGAGGACGAGCCTCGAATAAAAGTGATTGTGGAGGCAATGATTGCTGCCGAAGAGGTTCCAGAATATAAGATATTTACAGAAGAGCCGTCCGCCAAACGCAAGAAGCGGCACAACAAGTACGCACGTGAGTTCAAAGAGGCCACTGTCATCAAGGAACGCATTCAGCGGCGCCAGCAGCAGAAAGATGAAGAAGATCTGGAGGCCTCCGGTGGCAGTCTGCAGCAGATGATACTCGCCCGCAAAAGTCAACGCGAGTCGAACTACAATTCTCTCATGGACCGTCTGCTTGAGAAGTACGGGGGCGAGGATGAATCTCAATCTGTGGACTTTGGCGACTTTGAGAAGAAAAAGAAGTCCAAGGCAAAGAAATCCTCAAAGCCCAATCCCAAAGAGAAGCTCAAAGGCGTTAGGACCGGCCGAGTGGAGAAGGCGAAGAACTAA